A segment of the Prochlorococcus marinus str. MIT 9215 genome:
GGAGTATTTATAGATATGAAATACATAACAACAGATCGAGTTACCTTGATTTATGAAATTCCCTTAGCAGAAGTTGTTACAGATTTCTTTGATCAAATGAAAAGTAGAACCCAAGGTTATGCATCAATGGAATATCATTTGATCGGCTATAGAAAAAATGACCTTGTTAGATTAGATGTTCTAATAAATTCAGAAAGAGCAGATCCATTAACTTCGATTGTTCATAAAGATAAGGCTTATGGAATTGGCAGAAGTTTAGTTGAGAAATTAAAAGAACTTATTCCAAAACAACAATTTAAAATACCTATTCAAGCATCAATCGGTAGCAGGATTATTGCAAGTGAAAGCATAAGTGCTTTGCGAAAAGATGTTTTATCTAAATGTTATGGAGGAGATATTTCTAGGAAAAAGAAACTTTTAAAGAAACAAGCCAAAGGTAAAAAGAGGATGAAGGCAATGGGTAAAGTTGAAGTCCCTCAAGAAGCTTTTATGGCAGTCTTGAAATTAAACCAGTAATTTCTTTTAATTTAAAATTTATAGCTATTTATTTTTTAAAGAATTGGGTATATTTCATTTATATCTTTACAAAAAGATTTTGGATATTAACTCATTTAATCGTGTCGGCTCAAATATCAGAAAAGCTGGATTTTTAATAGTACTTTTTTATCTTCTTGTCGTTTTAATAATGAAATTTTTAGAGGCCAATAATTTTTTTGGCTATTCATTTTCAATGTTAAGCAATGATATCTTTGCCCCTCCTTCTCTTAATCATTTTTGTGGCACAGATAGATTAGGAAGAGATGTTTGCTTAAGAACTTTGCAAGGATCATCATTAGCGATAGAAGTTGTATTCTTAGCTATTCTTTTTTCATTAAGTTTGGGTTTGCCATTGGGATTATTAAGTGGATATTTTGGTGGTTTTTTTGATAAATGCTTATCACTAATAATGGATACTATTTTTTCAATACCTGTAATTTTGCTTTCAGTTGTTGTGGCTTTTGTATTGGGTAAGGGTATCCTTAACGCGGCTTTGGCATTGTGTATTGTTTACTCTCCTCAATATTTTAGATTAATCAGAAATCAGACAATATTGGTTAAATCCGAAACTTATGTGGAGGCAGCTCAAGTTGCAGGAGCTGATGTTAAAAAAATTATTTTTAAATATATTCTCCCAAATGTAATAACACCATTGCCTATTCTGCTTACCCTAAATGCTGCAGATGCTGTTTTGGTATTAGGAAGTTTAGGATTTTTAGGACTTGGAGTTCCTGCAGATGTCCCAGAGTGGGGAAGTGATTTAAATCTGGCTCTTGCCGCTTTACCCACAGGTATCTGGTGGACGGCCTTGTTCCCAGGTTTAGCAATGTTTTTTTTAGTTTTAGGTCTTTCTTTTATAGGAGAGGACCTGGAAGAAATTTTTGATAGTCAAAATTCTGAATAAATTTAGTTATCTGTAACAGGATCAAGTTCTCCTTGATCATTCAACTTTGGATATTTTTTAGCTGATTTTTTATACACCGCAGCTAATTCTGGGTAACACCATTCAAAAAGTGTTTTTTGATATTCATCCATATTTAACCCTTCTCCATTAGCGGGCAATATACCTTTATTTTTTCTTTGGCGAACAGCTTCAAATAATAATATAGAAGCAGCAACTGAAACATTCAGAGATTGAACCATACCTCTCATAGGTATAAAAATTGATTGATCAACCATTGATATAAGTTCATTACTTAGTCCCCATTTTTCTGCTCCTAAAACAAAACATGTATTTTGAGAATAATCAAAATTTCTATAATCTACTGATTTACTATTAAGAGTCGTTCCATATAATTTAAAACCCTTATTCTTTAAATCAGATATTGCCTTGATAGTGTTTTCATGATTATTCAGTTTTACCCATTTTTGACTTCCTTGAGCAGTACTATTAAAAGTCTTAACGGCATTCGTTTTGCTAATAAAATTTGCTTCAAAAACTCCTGCCGCATCACATGTCCTTAATATCGCAGATAAATTATGTGGTTTATTGACATCCTCAACTAAAACAGTCAAGTTTTTCATTCTGCAATCTAAAACACTTTTGATTCGTTCAAATCTTCTTGGCAAAATTGACATTTATAATTTTTTCACACTTTTAAAGTATATTCAAAAAATATTGATTACCTATTAAATCTCCTGGTTTATAATATTTTGGTAGTTTAAATTAACTCAATGGCATACATAGAATGGGACTATACAGTAATAACAAGTATGGTAGAAAAACAAGGTTGGGATTTACCTGATCGTGAATCGGAAGAATGGAATAAATTTAACGATGAATTAGGAGAAAAAATGAGAGGTGTTGGTCTTATTTTTGAAAAATATTGTAAATTTACTCCTGACGTAGGAGAAGGAGTTCATCTTCTGGATGAATGATCAAAAATAGTTTTAAACCATTGATGTATCCCTTAATCAATGGCTTATTAATTATTAAGATAATATAATTTCACTAAATTAGAACTGGCAATTATTAAGGCTTTATAAAGCTTGTACTCTAAAAAAATTTTTTTATTCCACAAAAAAGTTATTTAATTTCTATATTTGAATAAAAATATGAAAAATAAATTAACCTTTTTATTCGATGGTGGTTGTCCACTTTGTTTGAGAGAAACAAATTTTCTTAAAAAAAGAGATACCTTTAATCAAATTGCATTTATAGATATTAATAGTAAGGATTATGATCAAAGTCTTTTTAATGACATCTCATATTCAGAAGCTATGTCAAACCTGCATGGGATTATTGAAAATGGTGAAATTATTAGGGGACTAGATGTACTTGCATATTCTTATGAATTAGTTGGTTTAGGTTGGGTTTATTATCCCTTGAAGATTAAGCTCTTATCTCCATTATTGAAGTTGGTTTACAGATATTGGGCAAAATATAGACTTCAAATTACAGGTAGATCCGATATTGAAAAACTTTGTACCTCACAATGTGAACAATAAATATGGAAAGTATCGATATAGACAGAATAATAGAAATGTGTTGGGAAGATAGAACACCCTTTGAAGCTATCGAGTATCAATTTGGTTTAAAAGAGGAAGATGCGATAAAAATTATGCGTCAAAATCTTAAACCCAAATCTTTCAAAGTTTGGAGGAAGAGAGTTTCGGGAAGAAATACAAAACATATGGCCCTTAAAGATTCAACTAGATTTAAATCTACTCATAAAAGAAAATTATAAATTTTGAAAAATCTTTCTACTAAAACTTGTCCTGTTTGCAATAGGCCGTTTGAGTGGCGTAAAAAATGGAAAAACTGTTGGGATGATGTTATCTACTGTTCAAAAAGATGCAGTAACAGGAAGTCGCAAAGATGAAACAAGTATCAATTATTTTCCCGAATCAACTTTTTAGAGAAAGCCCAATCTTAAAAATAAATTGTGAAGTTTTGATTTTGGAAGACTCATTATTTTTTGGAAATGATAAATTTCATAAATTAATTAACCATAAAAATAAGTTAGTTTTTCATAGAGCATCTATGCTAGCTTATAAAAATTATTTAGAAATATCTGGCTTTAAAGTTTTATATATCGAAAACAAGAATAATTTTTCTACAATTGATTACTTATCGGAATTTATTAAAAATAAGTATCAGAAAATAAATCTCATTAACCCTCATGATTTTTTAATTATGAAGAGGATTAATAATTTTGTTGAAAGTAATAATTTAGCTTTAAATATTTTGCCTTCTCCTATGTTTATGAGCAGTGAAGATTTAAAAGATTTATTTGCATCAAATGTAAAAAAACCTCTTATGGGGCGATTTTATGAGAATCAAAGAAAGAGCCAAAAAATATTAGTTAATCCTGATGATACACCTGAAGGTGGTAAATGGAGTTTCGATGAAATGAATAGAAAAAAATTACCAAAAAAAATAAATATACCCGATACACCTAAATTACAAAAAAATAAATTTGTAGTTAATGCAGAAAGGTCATTAGCCAATTTTGATATTGAGTTTATTGGAGAAAGTCATAACTTTTTATATCCAACTAATTTTGAAGAGGCAGATCAATGGTTAAATGATTTTTTTAAACATAAATTTTTCTTATTTGGAGATTATGAGGATGCTATTGCTAAAGAAAATTCTTTTTTATGGCACAGTTTACTTTCTCCTCTTTTAAATAGCGGCTTATTAACCCCAGATGTAGTAGTAAATAAAGCATTACTTTTTGCAAAAAATAATAATGTTCCTATTAACTCTTTAGAGGGTTTTATTCGTCAAATTATTGGATGGAGAGAATTTATTTGCCTCGTCTATAAAAAGTACGGAACAAAGATGCGAAATAGTAATTTCTGGAATTTTGAAGATAAGCCAATTCCAAAATCTTTTTATCAAGGAAATACAGGAATTGAACCAGTAGACGTTGTTATAAAAAATATTATTAAATTTGGTTATTGTCATCATATTGAGAGGCTAATGATTGTTGGCAACTTTATGCTTCTATGTAGAATTCACCCAAACCAAGTTTATAAATGGTTTATGGAAATGTTTATTGATTCCTATGATTGGGTTATGGTCCCAAATGTTTACGGAATGAGTCAGTTTAGTGATGGTGGTATCTTTTCAACAAAGCCATATATATCAAGCTCCAATTATGTAAAAAAAATGTCTAATTTTAAAAGTGGCCCATGGTGTGAAATATGGGACGGCTTATTTTGGAAATTTATTAAAGATAATGAAAGCTTTTTTAGAAAGCAATATCGTCTGGCAATGTTAACTAGAAATCTTGACAAAATGTCAGAGGAAAAATTAAATAATCACTTAAAAACGGCCGATAATTTTTTAAAAGATATTCAATAAATTAAGAGTAATAACCTAGAGTTGTCTTTGAAAAATTAAAAGAATATTATGTTATAAATAGATATTAAGTACGGATGTTAATTTAGAAAAAATTAGATTTTCTAATTGAAATTGGAACACTTTTTTTAAAAAGTAATTCGACTGGAATTATTACTTTTTCTGAATTAGATTGGATAACTACCCATCAATCTAATTTTACAAGGTTAGAGGAATTCATAGCAATTAAATTAGGCAGAATGCTTGATGCAGGATCTATCAATATTGGTTGCCGTTTGAAATCCTGATTAAGTTTTTATTTTACTAATGAAGTATCAAAAAGAGAAAAAAATATTTTTTCGGGAAAGAATACATTCTTTAAATATCTTTCTTTTTTTAGGATTTAATCTGTCACTTATTTCTATCTTAGGTTTTATTTGGTTTAATTCTGCATTTGAAAAAGTAGTTTAAATTTTTAATTTTTTGTATATTAAAGTTATCTTTAAAAAAATATATTTTGAGCATAGGATATCTACAAAGAAAGGCAGCTTGGGAAATTTTATTAAAAGTTAGTTCTGGTGATTTTTCTGATCATGCTCTTGAAAAGGTTTTAAAAAATTATCAATTTAATTCTCTAGATATAGCTTTTATTACGGAATTATCTTTTGGATGCATAAGGTATAGAAAATTTCTTGATCTATGGACGGATCATACATCAAAAATTACTCATAAAAAGCAGCCTCCAAAGTTAAGGTGGCTTCTACATATAGGTTTATATCAACTATTGAAAATGGATAAAATTCCATTTCCTGCTGCTATTTCTACTACTGTAGAAGTAGCTAAAAAAACAGATTTAAATG
Coding sequences within it:
- a CDS encoding ABC transporter permease — translated: MKFLEANNFFGYSFSMLSNDIFAPPSLNHFCGTDRLGRDVCLRTLQGSSLAIEVVFLAILFSLSLGLPLGLLSGYFGGFFDKCLSLIMDTIFSIPVILLSVVVAFVLGKGILNAALALCIVYSPQYFRLIRNQTILVKSETYVEAAQVAGADVKKIIFKYILPNVITPLPILLTLNAADAVLVLGSLGFLGLGVPADVPEWGSDLNLALAALPTGIWWTALFPGLAMFFLVLGLSFIGEDLEEIFDSQNSE
- the trmH gene encoding tRNA (guanosine(18)-2'-O)-methyltransferase TrmH, yielding MSILPRRFERIKSVLDCRMKNLTVLVEDVNKPHNLSAILRTCDAAGVFEANFISKTNAVKTFNSTAQGSQKWVKLNNHENTIKAISDLKNKGFKLYGTTLNSKSVDYRNFDYSQNTCFVLGAEKWGLSNELISMVDQSIFIPMRGMVQSLNVSVAASILLFEAVRQRKNKGILPANGEGLNMDEYQKTLFEWCYPELAAVYKKSAKKYPKLNDQGELDPVTDN
- a CDS encoding thiol-disulfide oxidoreductase DCC family protein → MKNKLTFLFDGGCPLCLRETNFLKKRDTFNQIAFIDINSKDYDQSLFNDISYSEAMSNLHGIIENGEIIRGLDVLAYSYELVGLGWVYYPLKIKLLSPLLKLVYRYWAKYRLQITGRSDIEKLCTSQCEQ
- a CDS encoding TIGR03643 family protein: MESIDIDRIIEMCWEDRTPFEAIEYQFGLKEEDAIKIMRQNLKPKSFKVWRKRVSGRNTKHMALKDSTRFKSTHKRKL
- a CDS encoding DUF2256 domain-containing protein, with protein sequence MKNLSTKTCPVCNRPFEWRKKWKNCWDDVIYCSKRCSNRKSQR
- a CDS encoding cryptochrome/photolyase family protein; translation: MKQVSIIFPNQLFRESPILKINCEVLILEDSLFFGNDKFHKLINHKNKLVFHRASMLAYKNYLEISGFKVLYIENKNNFSTIDYLSEFIKNKYQKINLINPHDFLIMKRINNFVESNNLALNILPSPMFMSSEDLKDLFASNVKKPLMGRFYENQRKSQKILVNPDDTPEGGKWSFDEMNRKKLPKKINIPDTPKLQKNKFVVNAERSLANFDIEFIGESHNFLYPTNFEEADQWLNDFFKHKFFLFGDYEDAIAKENSFLWHSLLSPLLNSGLLTPDVVVNKALLFAKNNNVPINSLEGFIRQIIGWREFICLVYKKYGTKMRNSNFWNFEDKPIPKSFYQGNTGIEPVDVVIKNIIKFGYCHHIERLMIVGNFMLLCRIHPNQVYKWFMEMFIDSYDWVMVPNVYGMSQFSDGGIFSTKPYISSSNYVKKMSNFKSGPWCEIWDGLFWKFIKDNESFFRKQYRLAMLTRNLDKMSEEKLNNHLKTADNFLKDIQ